GTCCGATCGAGCGCTTGGAGAAGTACTTGCCGGAAGTGGACTGCCCCTCCGTCGGCGTATCCCAGCCCAGTGCCCAATCACTGTCTTCAGCAAACTCCTGGCGTCGAAAGAACTCCTGCGAGAGTTCTTGCGGAAAGATCTCGCTCTCGCCTTGATCGGCGGCAAGCATCTCTTCTGCAAACCGCATCACATCGGCAGTCGTACCAAAGAGACCGGCATGGCCCGCAACCCCTCCCATCGCCCAGGCATTGGGATCGTGCACCTCTCCCCAGATCAGCTTGTCTCTCCACTGACATTGCTCGGTAGCGGCATAGCGAAGGCGTTCATCCTTGAAGGGGACCGGATTGAAATGCGTGTCTGCCATGCCCAACGGGCCGTAGACGCGCTGGGCGCAGAAGCTGTCCAGGCGTTCTCCGGAAACCTGCTCGACGATCTCTCCGAGTACGATGAAGTCCAGATCCCCGTAGACGCTCGCCTCTCCCGGTTCGTGCACCGCGGCACTGCGCACGATGCGATTCACGATCGCAGCACGCCCTTCTTCTGTCGCCAGCAGGTGCTCACCCTTTTTCAACTCGCGCTCGCGCAGGTCGTCATAGTAGGCGCGCCACGGACGCAGCCCTGCGCTATGCGTGAGCAGGTGTCGAATCGTGATCTTCGACTTGCCCCGCTCTCCAAAGGCCGGCAGGAGTTGCTCGACTGGCTGATCGAGTGCGAGCTTGCCCTCGGACGCGAGCAAGAGAATCGCCGGTGTAGTCGCCATGACCTTGGTCAACGAGGCCAGATCGTAGATCGTATCCGCGCGCACCTCGTGTCGTTCGGGGGCGAGTGTAGCCGCGCCAAAGAAACGATCGTAGCTCAAGGACTCGCCGTGCCGCGCGCGAATCGAGGCACCGGGGATCTCTCCCTTTTCCATCGCCTTCGCGACAGCGCGGTCGACGCGTTCGAGCTTCCGGTTTACCTCCGCGAGCTTCAAGGCGCTTCCTCCCGATGCGACTCCACGACAGATTCCAGATGGGCCAGGCTGCCCTGCCCCCCGTCGAGTTCCACTTCGATACCGATTCCAAGGGCTAGATGATCCGCCACGTGGCCGAAGGGGAGATCGAGGACGATCGGACCGTCGACACAGTCTCGGAGCACTCTGCATACGGCGTCGCAGGCAGAAACATCAGGGTAGCGCTCCGATTCACAGTTCACGAACTGTCCGAGGGCCACTCCGGCCACTCCGTCGAGCTTTCCGGCGTCGCGCATCTGGATCATCAAGCGATCCAGGGCGTAGGGCTGGACGCCGGTTTCCTCCAGAAAAAGGACCTTTCCGTGTGTGTCGACATCGAAAGGCGTGCCGATCGCGCTGACCAGCACTGCGAGATTCCCGCCGACCAGCCGTCCGCGAGCGGAGCCACCCGA
The sequence above is drawn from the bacterium genome and encodes:
- a CDS encoding beta-lactamase family protein; translated protein: MKLAEVNRKLERVDRAVAKAMEKGEIPGASIRARHGESLSYDRFFGAATLAPERHEVRADTIYDLASLTKVMATTPAILLLASEGKLALDQPVEQLLPAFGERGKSKITIRHLLTHSAGLRPWRAYYDDLRERELKKGEHLLATEEGRAAIVNRIVRSAAVHEPGEASVYGDLDFIVLGEIVEQVSGERLDSFCAQRVYGPLGMADTHFNPVPFKDERLRYAATEQCQWRDKLIWGEVHDPNAWAMGGVAGHAGLFGTTADVMRFAEEMLAADQGESEIFPQELSQEFFRRQEFAEDSDWALGWDTPTEGQSTSGKYFSKRSIGHTGFTGTSLWIDLERDMIVVFLCNRVHQIAKRSKFELRPLVHDLLWEAFLAA